GGATTTGTCGCAGCGGATGCTCTGTTCGGACGATGACTGTATGACTTTGAAAATAAGGTCGGAGGCGCCTCGCCGAGAATATAAGCGCCAGAACGAGCTTCTCAAGTTTCGGATATCTAAGCTCTGCATTCTGTAGTGTCTTGCTCACAAAGTATACGGGTTGCTGGTCTTTGCCATTTTCTGTAACAAGGGCTGAACTTATGGTCATCTCGCTGACAGATAAGTAGAGGTATAAGGGTTCTCCGAGCTTTGGTTTCTGTAAGACAGGTGGCTTGGATAGGAAATTTTTCAAGCTCAGAAATGCCTCTTCGCATTTTTCATTCCAGGAAAagctctttgtgtttttctttagaTACTGGAAGAAGTTGAAAGATTTGAAGGCCAAGCATGGTAAGAACCTCGACAATGCTGCTAATCTTCCTGTCAACCTTTGGACATCCTTTGCTGTCTTCAGACTGCACATATCAAGTATTGCCTGACACTTCTCTGAGTTTGCTTCGATTCCCCGACTTGTTAGAATAAATCCGAGGAACTTTCCCCCTTTTACCCCAAAGGCACACTTTTCAAGGTTTAGCCTCATGCTATATTGCCTAATTTGAGCAAATATTTCTTCGAGGTCTTGAATGTGTGATTGGCCGATCTTGGTCTTGGCAACCATATCGTCGATGTATACCTCGATATTCCTGCCGATCTGTTTGTCAAAAATCCTGTTCATCAATCTTTGGTATATTGCCCTTGCATTCTTTAAACCGAAAGGCATAACATTATAACAGTAATTTCCGTATTCAGTTATAAAAgctgttttttcttggtcagaTGGATGCATAAGGATCTGATTATAACCCGAATATGCgtccataaaacttaaagtgtcATATCCACATGAATTATCTACTAATGTGTCTATGCAAGGTAAAGGATAAGCATCTTTTGGACATGCTTTATTTAAATCAGTAAAGTCGACGCACATGCGTCATTTACCGTTATTCTTTTTTACCATAACGACGTTGGCCAGCCATGTGGTGAATCTGATTTCGCGGATGAATTTTGCCTCCAGGAGCTTATTGACCTCTGCCATGGAAGCTGATCGTTTTTCGGCGCCgaggtttctcttcttttggGAGATTGGTCGAGCCGCCGGACTAACAGCTAGCTTATGTGTTATCACTGATGGACTAATCCCCCGCATGTCTCCTGAAGTCCATGCGAAAAGGTCGGCGTTTGCACGTAAgaaatttgtcatttttatctTAGCCTCGTCGTCCATTGACGTTCCGATAAATGTGAACTTTGATGGATCGTCGGTTAGGGCGATCTTTTGAAGATCTTCATTGGGCGTAGGGCGTTCAAGAAAATCGGCCCTTGGATCTAATTCCATCAAGATTGGTTGCTCGGATTGAATTGAGTTGATCCGAGCTTCAGTGTTTCTTTTGATAGGCTTCAGGCTTATGTTATAGCATTGCCGAGCTTCCTGGAGGTCGCCGTGTATGGTTGCAATTCTATTATCCTGCACAGGAAACTTGACACAAAGGTGATATGTGGAAACAATAGCAgcaaatttgtttaaaaaaggTCGCCCTAAAATAACGTTATAAGGGCTAAAACAGTCTACAACTAGGTACTGGATGTCCTGTGTTTTGGATAATGGTTGTTCACCTAGTGTGGTCTGCAACCATACCGACCCCAGAACAGGGACTCGCTCTCCTGAGAATCCGACGAGGTCTCCTGAATATGGCTGCAAAATGTTAGTGCTCAATTTCATTTTTTGAAATGTTGCAAAAAAAAAGTACATCGGCACTACTCCCTGGATCGAGCAATGTTTTCCGAACAATAAGGTCGCCTAATTGGATAGAGACGACTACAGGGTCGTCGTAGTTGGTGTGTCTGGTGTTGAAGTCTGTAGGGTGAAATGTCAGCTCTGGAACGTCTGGAATTAGCTCTGAGTTTTGATCAGCACCTTCTACCATTAACATAGCTCGGTATGTTCGTTTTCTGGCCGAACTGGAGCTTCCACCACTGGCGTAACCTCCGGAAATACAGTTTATTACCCCCCGTGGTTGAGCTGGGgccttatctttttcttttgatgacTGACCTGTTGAGGGTTGTTCGGAATGAGATGCTACTCTTTTCTGCATATGGCCTGTGATGAATTTATCAAGATGGCCTTGGCGAGCTAATCTTTCGAGGAGATCTTTAGCAATTACACACTCATCGGTTGTGTGTCCGTGCTTCTGGTGAAAGGTGCAGTATTTTGACTTGTCAATGTTTTTGGGCTCGGGGTAATTTCCTGCCTTGCGGGGCGGTTTGATCAATTTGGAATTCAGAATTTCCTTAATGATGTCATCCCTCTTGGTGTTAAACTGGGTGTATGACTCGTAACGGGGGACCGGTTTGAAGCCCTTCCTGGTATCCCAAGCTTTTTCGTCGTCTTTAAAGGTGGGCTTCTCTGACTTACGTGCCTGGCGAAGCTCTTCGATGTCTATTTGTCCCTTGGCCTTTTCGCGGAATTCAGCTAGAGTCTTCGGCTTAGATACCGCAATAGTTTCTTGGAATTTTCCTGGTCGGAGACCGCTTTTAATGGCATGAAGATGCACTTCGGGGTGGAGATCCGGAATACTCATGGCAACCTTAGTGAACCGGGTTATATAATCCTTTAGACTCTCCTGCGAGCCTTGCTTGATGGTTGTTAAGTAATCTGAGTCGTGGAGGTAAATTGCCGAGGCTGCAAAATGGTCCTCAAATTGTTTGGTTAGTTCCTGAAAGCGCAAGATGGAATCTGCAGGCAAAGAACAGAACCTGTCAAG
The genomic region above belongs to Arachis duranensis cultivar V14167 chromosome 3, aradu.V14167.gnm2.J7QH, whole genome shotgun sequence and contains:
- the LOC107479728 gene encoding uncharacterized protein LOC107479728, producing the protein MAEVPPPTPSELLRMVTELQQANQRMAEENQRMQNQIAQLEQARLEHNNDNREHGNDERRSLSTHVSDTPQHENDEEQRNEEHEDEGENLDNSVGPFTAEIMNFQLPRQFTLPTTLTPYDGLGDPKQHVKKFRSIMIVNGASDPILCRCFPSFLDGPALDRFCSLPADSILRFQELTKQFEDHFAASAIYLHDSDYLTTIKQGSQESLKDYITRFTKVAMSIPDLHPEVHLHAIKSGLRPGKFQETIAVSKPKTLAEFREKAKGQIDIEELRQARKSEKPTFKDDEKAWDTRKGFKPVPRYESYTQFNTKRDDIIKEILNSKLIKPPRKAGNYPEPKNIDKSKYCTFHQKHGHTTDECVIAKDLLERLARQGHLDKFITGHMQKRVASHSEQPSTGQSSKEKDKAPAQPRGVINCISGGYASGGSSSSARKRTYRAMLMVEGADQNSELIPDVPELTFHPTDFNTRHTNYDDPVVVSIQLGDLIVRKTLLDPGSSADPYSGDLVGFSGERVPVLGSVWLQTTLGEQPLSKTQDIQYLVVDCFSPYNVILGRPFLNKFAAIVSTYHLCVKFPVQDNRIATIHGDLQEARQCYNISLKPIKRNTEARINSIQSEQPILMELDPRADFLERPTPNEDLQKIALTDDPSKFTFIGTSMDDEAKIKMTNFLRANADLFAWTSGDMRGISPSVITHKLAVSPAARPISQKKRNLGAEKRSASMAEVNKLLEAKFIREIRFTTWLANVVMVKKNNGK